One Vigna unguiculata cultivar IT97K-499-35 chromosome 7, ASM411807v1, whole genome shotgun sequence genomic region harbors:
- the LOC114189538 gene encoding type I inositol polyphosphate 5-phosphatase 8 — protein MRMELKKKISKSSWPNFNVRKWLNKRSNGDSFHSDYSLPEGWLMDSTNELKHSAPVKEAPPVSDIDTLNLRMFVGTWNVGGKSPNEGLNLREWLMLPSPADIYVIGFQEIIPLNAGNVLGPEDSGPATKWLTLIREALNSNTSEESEESCSTLCSPSEHEQQHYYCLAASKQMVGIFLCVWVREDLYKHVTNLKVSCVGRGIMGYLGNKGSVSISMTLYHTTFCFVGTHLASGEKDGDEIRRNLDVSEILKKTKFSHSFKALGQTLPPPETILEHDKIIWLGDLNYRLVAGYDDTLELLKKNDWQALLEKDQLRIEQRAGRVFKEWKEGKIYFAPTYKYLFDSDQYVAQTNKSKEKRRTPAWCDRILWKGEGVEQLWYVRGESKFSDHRPVYSLFSVDVDMRCKKLGSYVGASESGGSISMSRSCSSRTITNAALSSSCFAKVQAEEQLLLLTREHSHRTCRILS, from the exons ATGAGAATGGAGTTGAAGAAGAAGATATCCAAG TCGTCATGGCCAAATTTTAATGTAAGGAAGTGGCTCAATAAAAGGAGCAACGGTGATAGCTTTCACTCAGATTACTCTTTACCAG AGGGGTGGCTGATGGATTCCACAAACGAATTGAAACATTCCGCACCGGTGAAGGAGGCGCCACCTGTCAGTGACATCGACACGCTCAACCTTAG GATGTTCGTGGGGACGTGGAATGTGGGAGGAAAGTCACCAAACGAAGGATTGAACTTGAGGGAATGGTTGATGTTGCCTTCACCAGCTGATATCTATGTCATTgg GTTCCAAGAAATTATACCTCTAAACGCAGGGAACGTGCTTGGGCCAGAGGATAGTGGCCCAGCAACGAAGTGGCTAACTCTGATTCGTGAAGCCTTGAACTCTAACACTAGTGAAGAAAGTGAAGAAAGTTGTAGTACATTATGTAGCCCAAGTGAACATGAACAACAACACTATTATTGCCTTGCAGCAAGTAAACAAATGGTGGGTATCTTCTTGTGCGTGTGGGTTCGTGAGGATCTTTACAAGCATGTCACCAATTTAAAAGTGTCTTGCGTTGGTAGAGGCATCATGGGCTATCTGGGAAATAAG GGTTCAGTATCAATCAGCATGACATTGTACCACACGACGTTTTGCTTTGTTGGTACCCACTTGGCCTCTGGAGAGAAAGATGGTGACGAGATTCGAAGAAATTTAGACGTATCAGAGATcttaaagaaaactaaattttctCACTCATTCAAAGCTCTTGGTCAAACACTCCCTCCTCCTGAAACCATATTAGAGCATGA TAAGATTATTTGGCTTGGGGATTTGAATTATCGCCTTGTTGCTGGTTATGATGATACACTTGAACTACTGAAAAAGAATGATTGGCAGGCCCTATTAGAAAAGGATCAG CTGAGGATAGAGCAAAGAGCGGGTAGAGTGTTCAAAGAATGGAAGGAAGGGAAGATATACTTTGCTCCAACTTACAAATACCTATTTGATTCTGACCAGTATGTTGCTCAAACAAACAAGTCCAAGGAAAAACGACGAACACCGGCTTG GTGCGATCGAATTCTGTGGAAAGGAGAAGGCGTGGAGCAGTTATGGTACGTGAGAGGAGAGTCGAAATTCTCAGACCACAGGCCAGTGTATTCACTGTTCTCGGTTGATGTGGACATGAGATGTAAGAAGCTAGGATCCTATGTTGGTGCATCAGAGAGTGGTGGCTCAATCTCAATGTCAAGGTCATGCTCCTCTAGAACCATCACAAACGCTGCCTTGTCCTCTTCTTGTTTTGCTAAAGTTCAGGCAGAGGAACAACTATTGTTACTAACCAGGGAACATAGCCACCGCACATGCAGGATTCTGAGTTAG